One part of the Haliotis asinina isolate JCU_RB_2024 chromosome 2, JCU_Hal_asi_v2, whole genome shotgun sequence genome encodes these proteins:
- the LOC137273656 gene encoding non-neuronal cytoplasmic intermediate filament protein B-like isoform X1, producing MSQQTTTVTRTSSSTYTPAITPRTTIITRGQTRSSHGGGIGFGFSQRSSISPSYAPGTYQHLSSSGVANVRDSRQKEKKEMQGLNERLAGYIEQVRFLEARIKMLEDQLAQLGNREKFDLQPIRDMYEAELAQARKVIDDLSKEKATVDARIAGLQDEVQRQAGVIDILEKQKLDYISKINQLTTQVGEYEGELGSLRLRIRNSEDENEKIRELLNRANDDLKKYRADLDIETAAHIEASNRAQTFEEECEFLRSLLDKIPQETQQTTRIGGMDMRAWWDKQMAQAIRDLSAEYETVVATMRDDLEMRMNAQVRQLQSGAVKDNLESTHLREEVKKLKGQLSDRTSALNDAEARLRTLEAEMNDLARQLSETRRDNDELRLKYQTDVDRLQSELETCLHELQAIMDAKLSLELEICCYRQLLEGEENRAGLKQIVEQAVGVQGSGAQKLSEFITSSSSSSTAIGHSTGTNRSAGMSSEASGRMTQSRSSRGPIAFVESSIDGSYIMIENTTSGTKGKNQDLSGWTLRRSIPGKADTIFTFGNTVLKQGNKLRIYAAGNPPGPSDKIPCDYIINKDVFSWGGGSCTTILYDDSNNEKASLKSTISGLK from the exons ATGTCACAACAGACAACCACCGTCACCAGGACATCGTCCTCCACGTACACACCTGCCATCACCCCTCGTACAACTATTATAACGAGAGGCCAAACTCGTTCTTCTCATGGAGGCGGTATTGGGTTTGGCTTCTCTCAGAGAAGCTCCATCAGTCCTTCTTACGCTCCTGGAACGTACCAGCATCTGTCCTCCTCAGGAGTTGCCAATGTCCGCGACAGCCGCCAAAAGGAAAAGAAAGAGATGCAAGGGCTCAATGAACGCCTTGCTGGGTACATCGAGCAAGTGCGCTTTTTGGAGGCCCGCATCAAAATGCTTGAGGATCAGCTGGCCCAGTTGGGAAATCGGGAAAAGTTCGACCTCCAGCCTATCAGGGATATGTACGAGGCTGAGCTGGCCCAAGCTAGGAAAGTCATTGACGATTTGTCCAAGGAAAAAGCCACAGTCGACGCAAGGATCGCCGGTCTCCAGGACGAGGTCCAGAGACAAGCTGGAGT AATCGACATCCTTGAGAAGCAGAAGCTCGACTATATTTCCAAGATCAACCAGTTGACCACCCAGGTTGGGGAGTACGAGGGCGAGCTTGGCTCCCTCCGTCTGAGAATCAGGAACAGCGAGGATGAGAACGAGAAGATTCGTGAACTCCTCAACAGGGCCAATGATGACCTGAAGAAATACAGGGCT GACCTTGACATTGAGACTGCTGCCCACATCGAGGCTTCCAACAGGGCACAGACCTTCGAGGAGGAGTGCGAGTTCCTCAGGTCACTTCTGGACAAG ATCCCACAAGAGACACAACAGACAACCAGGATCGGCGGTATGGATATGCGCGCATGGTGGGACAAGCAGATGGCCCAGGCCATTAGAGACCTCTCCGCCGAGTACGAGACCGTCGTTGCCACCATGAGAGACGATCTGGAGATGAGGATGAATGCTCAG GTGAGACAGCTCCAGAGCGGTGCCGTGAAGGACAACTTGGAGAGTACCCATCTGAGGGAAGAGGTCAAGAAACTCAAGGGACAGCTATCGGACAGGACCAGCGCTCTCAACGACGCCGAGGCTAGG CTGAGGACCCTGGAGGCTGAGATGAACGACCTCGCCCGCCAGCTGTCCGAGACCCGTCGCGACAACGATGAGCTGAGACTGAAATACCAGACAGATGTCGACCGTCTGCAGTCCGAACTGGAGACCTGTCTGCACGAGCTACAAGCCATCATGGACGCCAAGCTGTCGCTGGAGCTCGAAATCTGCTGCTACAGGCAGTTGTTGGAGGGTGAAGAGAACAG AGCTGGTCTCAAACAGATCGTTGAACAGGCAGTTGGAGTGCAAGGATCAGGAGCTCAAAAACTTAGTGAATTCATCACCTCATCAAGCTCCTCCAGCACGGCTATTGGACATAGCA CCGGAACAAACCGTTCTGCAGGCATGAGCAGCGAGGCTTCCGGTAGAATGACCCAGTCAAGATCGTCCCGTGGACCAATCGCCTTCGTCGAGTCATCTATTGACGGAAGTTACATCATGATTGAGAACACCACCTCTGGAACCaagggaaag AACCAGGATCTCTCCGGATGGACGCTTAGAAGGAGCATCCCGGGCAAGGCTGACACCATCTTCACCTTCGGCAACACCGTTCTGAAGCAGGGCAACAAGCTCAGG ATCTACGCTGCTGGCAACCCACCAGGCCCCAGCGACAAAATCCCCTGCGACTACATCATCAACAAAGACGTCTTCTCCTGGGGAGGCGGCTCCTGCACCACCATTCTCTATGACGACAGCAACAAC GAGAAGGCTTCTCTGAAATCAACAATCTCCGGACTGAAGTAA
- the LOC137273656 gene encoding non-neuronal cytoplasmic intermediate filament protein B-like isoform X2, with amino-acid sequence MSQQTTTVTRTSSSTYTPAITPRTTIITRGQTRSSHGGGIGFGFSQRSSISPSYAPGTYQHLSSSGVANVRDSRQKEKKEMQGLNERLAGYIEQVRFLEARIKMLEDQLAQLGNREKFDLQPIRDMYEAELAQARKVIDDLSKEKATVDARIAGLQDEVQRQAGVIDILEKQKLDYISKINQLTTQVGEYEGELGSLRLRIRNSEDENEKIRELLNRANDDLKKYRADLDIETAAHIEASNRAQTFEEECEFLRSLLDKIPQETQQTTRIGGMDMRAWWDKQMAQAIRDLSAEYETVVATMRDDLEMRMNAQVRQLQSGAVKDNLESTHLREEVKKLKGQLSDRTSALNDAEARLRTLEAEMNDLARQLSETRRDNDELRLKYQTDVDRLQSELETCLHELQAIMDAKLSLELEICCYRQLLEGEENRAGLKQIVEQAVGVQGSGAQKLSEFITSSSSSSTAIGHSSMSSEASGRMTQSRSSRGPIAFVESSIDGSYIMIENTTSGTKGKNQDLSGWTLRRSIPGKADTIFTFGNTVLKQGNKLRIYAAGNPPGPSDKIPCDYIINKDVFSWGGGSCTTILYDDSNNEKASLKSTISGLK; translated from the exons ATGTCACAACAGACAACCACCGTCACCAGGACATCGTCCTCCACGTACACACCTGCCATCACCCCTCGTACAACTATTATAACGAGAGGCCAAACTCGTTCTTCTCATGGAGGCGGTATTGGGTTTGGCTTCTCTCAGAGAAGCTCCATCAGTCCTTCTTACGCTCCTGGAACGTACCAGCATCTGTCCTCCTCAGGAGTTGCCAATGTCCGCGACAGCCGCCAAAAGGAAAAGAAAGAGATGCAAGGGCTCAATGAACGCCTTGCTGGGTACATCGAGCAAGTGCGCTTTTTGGAGGCCCGCATCAAAATGCTTGAGGATCAGCTGGCCCAGTTGGGAAATCGGGAAAAGTTCGACCTCCAGCCTATCAGGGATATGTACGAGGCTGAGCTGGCCCAAGCTAGGAAAGTCATTGACGATTTGTCCAAGGAAAAAGCCACAGTCGACGCAAGGATCGCCGGTCTCCAGGACGAGGTCCAGAGACAAGCTGGAGT AATCGACATCCTTGAGAAGCAGAAGCTCGACTATATTTCCAAGATCAACCAGTTGACCACCCAGGTTGGGGAGTACGAGGGCGAGCTTGGCTCCCTCCGTCTGAGAATCAGGAACAGCGAGGATGAGAACGAGAAGATTCGTGAACTCCTCAACAGGGCCAATGATGACCTGAAGAAATACAGGGCT GACCTTGACATTGAGACTGCTGCCCACATCGAGGCTTCCAACAGGGCACAGACCTTCGAGGAGGAGTGCGAGTTCCTCAGGTCACTTCTGGACAAG ATCCCACAAGAGACACAACAGACAACCAGGATCGGCGGTATGGATATGCGCGCATGGTGGGACAAGCAGATGGCCCAGGCCATTAGAGACCTCTCCGCCGAGTACGAGACCGTCGTTGCCACCATGAGAGACGATCTGGAGATGAGGATGAATGCTCAG GTGAGACAGCTCCAGAGCGGTGCCGTGAAGGACAACTTGGAGAGTACCCATCTGAGGGAAGAGGTCAAGAAACTCAAGGGACAGCTATCGGACAGGACCAGCGCTCTCAACGACGCCGAGGCTAGG CTGAGGACCCTGGAGGCTGAGATGAACGACCTCGCCCGCCAGCTGTCCGAGACCCGTCGCGACAACGATGAGCTGAGACTGAAATACCAGACAGATGTCGACCGTCTGCAGTCCGAACTGGAGACCTGTCTGCACGAGCTACAAGCCATCATGGACGCCAAGCTGTCGCTGGAGCTCGAAATCTGCTGCTACAGGCAGTTGTTGGAGGGTGAAGAGAACAG AGCTGGTCTCAAACAGATCGTTGAACAGGCAGTTGGAGTGCAAGGATCAGGAGCTCAAAAACTTAGTGAATTCATCACCTCATCAAGCTCCTCCAGCACGGCTATTGGACATAGCA GCATGAGCAGCGAGGCTTCCGGTAGAATGACCCAGTCAAGATCGTCCCGTGGACCAATCGCCTTCGTCGAGTCATCTATTGACGGAAGTTACATCATGATTGAGAACACCACCTCTGGAACCaagggaaag AACCAGGATCTCTCCGGATGGACGCTTAGAAGGAGCATCCCGGGCAAGGCTGACACCATCTTCACCTTCGGCAACACCGTTCTGAAGCAGGGCAACAAGCTCAGG ATCTACGCTGCTGGCAACCCACCAGGCCCCAGCGACAAAATCCCCTGCGACTACATCATCAACAAAGACGTCTTCTCCTGGGGAGGCGGCTCCTGCACCACCATTCTCTATGACGACAGCAACAAC GAGAAGGCTTCTCTGAAATCAACAATCTCCGGACTGAAGTAA